A genomic stretch from Gopherus flavomarginatus isolate rGopFla2 chromosome 3, rGopFla2.mat.asm, whole genome shotgun sequence includes:
- the LOC127046582 gene encoding zinc finger and SCAN domain-containing protein 20-like, translating to MPPRTKRAPSWTNAELQDLISVWGEEAVQTQLRSRRRNYDTYGQILQSLMRRGHERDALQCRVKIKELRSAYCKAREGNRRSGAAPTTCRFYKELDAMLGCDPTANPRSTMESSEQGAVGDVVEDGDSEATGVAGDTPESQDTCSQDLFSSPEEASQSQQLEADVEEEAEDRARGTLTTAAVSPASRRLQNLRRNPRKSKEELIKSVMSHYNRESRNTEEWREKTYVRKDSGSWCSGNSLVTVQKEIHKMSQGAIFHSTS from the exons atgcctccacgcaccaaacgagccccatcatggaccaatgcagagctgcaggacctcattagtgtttggggagaggaggctgtgcaaacacagctgcgctccagaaggagaaattatgatacgtatgggcagatattgcagtccttgatgagaaggggccatgaacgggacgccttgcagtgcagggtaaaaattaaagagctgaggagtgcgtactgcaaagcccgtgagggaaatcgccgatcaggagctgcccccacaacctgccgcttttacaaggagctggatgccatgcttgggtgtgaccccactgcgaatcctaggagcacgatggagagttcagagcagggagcagtgggggatgttGTAGAGGACggagacagtgaggctactggcgtggcgggagacaccccggagtcccaggacacatgcagccaggatctcttctccagcccggaggaggctagccagtcacagcagctggaagctgatgtagaggaggaagctgaggatcgtgctcggg ggaccttgactactgcagccgtaTCACcagcctcacgtaggttgcagaacttgagacggaatcctaggaaatcaaaagaggaattgatcaagtctgttatgagccactacaacagagaaagtaggaatacagaggaatggagagagaaaac TTACGTGAGGAAAGACTCTGGCTCTTGGTGTTCAGGCAACAGTCTAGTGACTGTTCAAAAAGAAATACACAAAATGAGCCAAGGTGCTATTTTCCATAGCACCAGTTAA